From Spiroplasma eriocheiris, the proteins below share one genomic window:
- the dnaA gene encoding chromosomal replication initiator protein DnaA codes for MNTKELWNNVKEILSRDESIPPEIYNYYISDTQIYTVSDNNCLITTKSEIAIGVFEAGLNEKIKQILKKLTGIEYNISFELEKNINKIPATNNNIDTLIGSDDNSYYDYYTFENFVKGDSNREALQAALAVALDLGKKWNPLFIYGDSGLGKTHLLHAIKNKVDEIYPGTQKVKYLKADEFGKMAMDILNQGHEVIEAFKTSYDKFDCLLIDDIQLLAKRNKTNELFFYIFNSFIEKNKQIVITSDKYPDDLGGFEARIISRFSYGLSIGLDSPDFETAIKILEQKLKQQNNLALFSEESLEFIALNFNSDVRKLEGAIKRLLFLAVMNKKPEEIITLKDVEKAFKNAPLQNNEKITPKKIKQIVADHYNITVKAMMSKSRISNVMQARQLAMYFCRTILDEPYTRIGVEFGGKDHTTVMNSVKKVEKQIATNKEFKQLVNSIRKKIEGK; via the coding sequence ATGAATACAAAAGAGTTATGAAACAATGTCAAAGAGATTTTATCCCGTGATGAATCAATTCCCCCTGAAATATATAACTACTATATTAGCGATACCCAAATTTATACTGTTTCGGATAATAATTGTTTAATTACAACAAAATCAGAAATTGCAATTGGTGTTTTTGAAGCTGGCCTGAATGAAAAAATCAAACAAATTCTAAAAAAATTAACCGGAATTGAATATAACATTTCTTTTGAACTAGAAAAAAATATTAATAAAATCCCAGCGACTAATAACAATATTGATACTTTAATTGGTTCTGATGATAATTCTTATTATGATTATTATACTTTTGAAAACTTTGTGAAAGGTGATTCTAACCGTGAAGCGTTGCAAGCGGCGTTGGCTGTTGCACTTGATCTTGGAAAAAAATGGAATCCTTTATTTATCTATGGTGATTCTGGTTTAGGAAAAACCCATTTATTACATGCAATTAAAAATAAAGTTGATGAAATTTACCCCGGAACACAAAAAGTAAAATATTTAAAAGCCGATGAATTTGGAAAAATGGCAATGGATATTTTAAATCAAGGTCATGAAGTTATTGAAGCTTTTAAAACTTCTTATGATAAATTTGATTGTTTATTAATTGATGACATTCAATTACTAGCCAAACGAAATAAAACTAACGAATTATTCTTCTATATTTTTAACTCTTTTATTGAAAAAAATAAACAAATTGTTATTACTTCTGATAAATATCCCGATGATCTTGGTGGCTTTGAAGCACGGATTATCTCTCGTTTTTCTTATGGATTAAGTATTGGGTTGGATTCTCCCGACTTTGAGACAGCAATTAAAATCCTTGAACAAAAATTAAAACAGCAAAATAACTTAGCTTTATTTTCCGAAGAGTCACTAGAATTTATTGCTTTAAACTTTAATAGTGATGTGCGAAAATTAGAAGGAGCAATTAAACGGTTATTGTTTTTAGCTGTCATGAACAAAAAACCAGAGGAAATTATTACTTTAAAAGATGTTGAAAAAGCATTTAAAAATGCCCCACTCCAAAATAATGAAAAAATAACACCAAAAAAAATCAAACAAATTGTTGCTGATCATTATAATATCACAGTTAAGGCAATGATGAGTAAATCACGAATTAGTAATGTTATGCAAGCGCGCCAATTAGCAATGTATTTTTGTCGAACAATTCTTGATGAACCTTATACCAGAATTGGGGTTGAATTTGGTGGCAAAGATCATACAACAGTTATGAACAGTGTTAAAAAAGTTGAAAAGCAAATTGCAACAAATAAAGAATTTAAACAACTTGTAAATTCTATTCGTAAAAAGATTGAAGGTAAATAA
- the dnaN gene encoding DNA polymerase III subunit beta, with the protein MIVNIKREKILEELLKVSRIISQRTLIPSLLGILIEVKKDKITFTTSDGDTSIKSEIPVGKDLVIKSIGGILIKNKFIIEVIRKIEDEFITLEAIEGSLVKIKANNFDSILNTLNASDYPHISFDTEGKEITFNNNLLKEIISQTSFAIGEREKRIVFNGLNIRTDKANNLLVITATDSFRLACKKINYTSENDFDVIIPGKFINEIGKLLTENDDDIKMKISDKSVCIILNNTIIQSKIIEGKYPDTTKVIPENFVSLLTLNNRDLIKIIERASVLSNEAMTTIVTLKIKDNKVFITSFTQEIGNSEEEIKDFRLSGTDQTITFNSKYILDALKSFKTKEVTIKMIDETKPLIIVADEEPSLQQLVLPIRSY; encoded by the coding sequence ATGATCGTAAATATCAAAAGAGAAAAAATATTAGAAGAATTACTAAAAGTAAGTAGAATCATATCACAAAGGACTTTAATTCCATCATTATTAGGAATCTTAATTGAAGTAAAAAAAGATAAAATTACTTTTACAACATCAGATGGTGACACTTCCATTAAATCAGAAATCCCAGTGGGCAAGGATTTAGTAATTAAATCAATAGGTGGCATTTTAATTAAAAATAAATTTATCATTGAAGTTATCCGCAAAATTGAAGATGAATTTATTACCTTAGAAGCAATTGAAGGTAGTTTAGTTAAAATTAAAGCTAATAATTTTGATTCAATCTTAAATACTCTAAATGCTTCAGATTACCCTCATATATCATTTGATACAGAAGGAAAAGAAATTACCTTCAATAATAACCTTTTAAAAGAAATTATTTCACAAACCTCTTTTGCCATTGGGGAAAGAGAAAAACGAATTGTGTTCAATGGTTTAAATATTCGCACGGATAAAGCAAATAATTTATTAGTAATCACGGCGACTGATTCGTTTCGTTTAGCATGCAAAAAAATTAATTATACTAGTGAAAATGATTTTGACGTTATTATTCCAGGAAAATTTATTAATGAAATTGGTAAACTTTTAACTGAAAATGATGATGATATTAAGATGAAGATTAGTGATAAATCTGTATGTATTATCTTAAATAATACAATAATACAATCAAAAATCATTGAGGGAAAATATCCTGACACAACCAAAGTAATTCCTGAGAATTTTGTTAGTTTATTAACATTAAATAATCGTGATTTAATTAAAATAATTGAAAGAGCTAGTGTATTATCAAACGAGGCAATGACAACAATTGTTACCTTAAAAATCAAAGACAACAAGGTATTTATCACTTCCTTTACCCAAGAAATTGGTAATTCCGAAGAAGAAATTAAAGATTTCCGGTTAAGTGGTACTGATCAGACCATTACTTTTAATTCAAAATACATCTTAGATGCTTTAAAATCATTTAAGACAAAAGAAGTAACAATTAAAATGATTGATGAAACAAAGCCTTTGATTATTGTTGCCGATGAAGAACCAAGTCTACAACAATTAGTATTACCAATTCGCTCATATTAA
- the gyrB gene encoding DNA topoisomerase (ATP-hydrolyzing) subunit B, with protein MNNNYDSGSIQVLEGLEAVRKRPGMYIGSTNIRGLHHLVWEIVDNSIDEVLAGYCDQIDIVINKDNSITIKDNGRGIPIDIHEKTKVSALETVFTVLHAGGKFDSNTYKISGGLHGVGASVVNALSKYLKAEVYKDNKSYLIEFHHGGKILTPLQEIGTTELRGTTITFQPDETIFKETTIFSFSIIEARIKQLAFLNKGLKISLTDLREDEVNKVAYQFANGIKDYVGELNKTIGLPVNDIFYVEGSENNIQVEFGLQYNDSYSDNIFSFCNNINTYEGGTHEEGIKLAIQREINNYVKNLNKNNNKNNDDKFNWDDLREGLACIISVRIPDPQFEGQTKTKLSNTEVRKIVSNIVGKGLSSYLLENPDDAKKIIEKINLSLKARIAAQRAKENTRRKTAMDSFSLPGKLSDCETKDANIAELYIVEGNSAGGSAKAGRDRKFQAILPLRGKVLNVEKAKQIKVFENNEIISIITALGAGIKDNFNSKKLRYRKIVIMTDADVDGSHIRILLLTFFYRYMKGLIEEDCVYIAQPPLYKIQHGNKVKYAYSDSELEEIKAEWKEDNINNFTIQRYKGLGEMNSDQLWDTTMNPDNRLLLKVSVNNAIEANVICNELMGDNVEPRKKFIKENAKYVKNLDI; from the coding sequence ATGAATAATAACTATGATTCAGGTTCAATCCAAGTTTTAGAAGGATTAGAAGCAGTTAGAAAACGACCAGGAATGTATATTGGTTCAACTAATATTAGAGGGTTGCACCATTTAGTATGAGAAATTGTTGATAATTCAATTGATGAAGTTTTGGCTGGCTATTGTGATCAAATTGATATTGTAATAAATAAAGATAATTCAATTACAATTAAAGATAATGGGAGAGGGATTCCTATTGATATTCATGAAAAAACCAAAGTTTCAGCCCTAGAAACTGTTTTTACTGTTTTACATGCTGGGGGAAAATTTGATTCAAATACTTATAAGATTTCCGGTGGTCTACATGGAGTTGGAGCCAGTGTTGTTAATGCTTTAAGTAAATATTTAAAAGCAGAAGTTTATAAAGATAATAAAAGTTATTTAATTGAATTTCATCATGGGGGAAAGATTTTAACACCTCTACAAGAAATTGGAACAACTGAATTAAGAGGGACAACAATTACATTCCAACCAGATGAAACTATTTTTAAAGAAACAACAATTTTTAGTTTTTCAATTATCGAAGCAAGAATTAAACAATTAGCTTTTTTAAATAAAGGTTTAAAAATTTCATTAACTGATCTACGAGAAGATGAAGTTAATAAGGTAGCCTATCAATTTGCTAATGGTATTAAAGATTATGTGGGAGAATTAAATAAAACAATTGGATTACCGGTTAATGACATTTTTTATGTTGAAGGTAGTGAAAATAATATTCAAGTTGAATTTGGTTTGCAATATAATGATAGTTACTCTGATAATATTTTTTCATTTTGTAATAATATTAATACCTATGAAGGGGGAACCCATGAAGAAGGGATCAAGTTAGCAATCCAAAGAGAAATTAATAATTATGTTAAGAATTTAAATAAAAATAATAATAAAAATAATGATGACAAGTTTAATTGGGATGATTTAAGAGAAGGTTTGGCATGTATTATTTCTGTTAGAATTCCGGATCCCCAATTTGAAGGACAGACAAAGACAAAGTTATCAAATACGGAAGTTCGTAAAATTGTTTCAAATATTGTAGGAAAGGGATTAAGTAGTTATTTATTAGAAAACCCAGATGATGCCAAAAAAATTATTGAAAAAATTAATTTATCATTAAAAGCACGCATTGCAGCACAACGCGCAAAAGAAAATACTCGGCGAAAAACGGCTATGGATAGTTTTTCGTTACCAGGGAAATTATCAGATTGTGAAACAAAAGATGCTAATATTGCCGAATTATATATTGTCGAAGGGAACTCTGCGGGTGGAAGTGCCAAAGCAGGACGAGATCGCAAATTTCAAGCAATCTTACCATTACGGGGAAAAGTTTTAAATGTTGAAAAAGCTAAACAAATTAAAGTGTTTGAAAATAATGAAATTATTTCAATTATCACTGCTTTAGGAGCGGGGATTAAAGATAATTTTAATTCAAAAAAATTACGTTATCGTAAAATTGTTATTATGACCGATGCTGATGTTGATGGATCCCATATTAGAATTTTATTATTAACTTTCTTTTACCGTTATATGAAAGGTTTAATCGAAGAAGACTGTGTTTATATTGCTCAACCCCCATTATATAAAATTCAACATGGTAATAAAGTTAAATATGCTTATTCAGACAGTGAATTAGAAGAAATCAAAGCAGAATGGAAAGAAGATAATATTAATAATTTTACCATCCAACGGTATAAAGGATTAGGAGAAATGAATTCTGATCAATTATGGGATACCACAATGAACCCAGACAATCGCTTATTATTAAAAGTTTCTGTTAATAATGCAATTGAAGCAAATGTAATATGTAATGAACTAATGGGTGACAATGTGGAACCACGTAAAAAGTTTATTAAGGAAAATGCTAAATATGTGAAGAATTTAGATATTTAA
- the gyrA gene encoding DNA gyrase subunit A, translating to MSAEDNKNYDGEIKVIDIADEMKTSFLDYAMSVIVSRAIPDVRDGLKPVHRRILYAMWDLNMTHDKQHKKSARIVGEVIGKYHPHGDTSVYEAMVRMAQDFSYRYPLIDGHGNFGSLDGDEPAAMRYTEARMSKIAGELIKDIEKETVDFNDNYDGSEREPSYLTGYFPNLLINGASGIAVGMATNIPPHNLNEIINGVIAITRNKDITTAQLMQIIKGPDFPTGALITAGNSLLKAYETGNGSITIRAKINIEEKNNWKSIIISEIPYQVNKARLVEKIAELIREKIINGIADLRDESNRDGVRIVIELKRDAQETLILNKLYKMTPLQTNFSLNILALHKNQPKIMGLKQILNYFIEHQVEIIIKRSIYELNKITSRLLILKGLKIALDNIDEVVEIIKKSDSSQIAIAALMQRFELVVEQAKAILEMRLQRLLGLEVQKINDEIIEIEKRIIELNNFINSREKQLELMITELEVIKTKYGDERRSMIIKEELTEIDPEELIKREEILIMLTKDGYVKRVSNDTFKPQNRGGKGVTGLSNSEDVLSKIISANSIDSLLIFTDAGRVYKLRAYQIESYSRQARGIPIINLISIDKKENIKSILAVNELDESTDNLFFVTKRGIIKKTKLLEFNQIRNTGKVAIELKANDEVVDVILTKGNDDIIIANSEGKVIRFNENEIRAMNRQSVGVKGISNGPNSEVIGICSGRDAKYILSITTNGFAKKTLLEEYRITGRGTKGVKSMALTEKKGDLKFVKSVVGDEDILLATKHGNVIRIALDQIPVSGRTTTGIKIIKLENDDVLEASELIRKNDQENDEGNKQGDN from the coding sequence ATGAGTGCAGAAGATAATAAAAATTATGATGGTGAGATTAAAGTAATTGATATTGCTGATGAAATGAAAACTAGTTTTTTAGATTATGCAATGTCTGTCATTGTTTCACGTGCAATTCCTGATGTTCGTGATGGGTTAAAACCAGTTCATCGTCGCATTCTTTATGCCATGTGGGATTTAAATATGACCCATGATAAACAACATAAAAAATCAGCGCGGATTGTGGGGGAAGTTATTGGTAAATACCACCCTCATGGTGATACTTCTGTTTATGAAGCAATGGTTAGAATGGCCCAGGATTTTTCTTACCGTTATCCTTTAATTGATGGACATGGTAATTTTGGATCATTAGATGGTGATGAACCAGCGGCGATGCGTTATACAGAAGCACGGATGAGTAAAATTGCCGGAGAATTAATTAAAGATATTGAAAAAGAAACTGTTGATTTCAATGATAACTATGATGGTAGTGAAAGGGAACCTTCCTATTTAACAGGATATTTTCCTAACCTTTTAATAAATGGTGCAAGTGGAATTGCGGTTGGGATGGCTACTAATATTCCACCTCATAACTTAAATGAAATTATTAATGGTGTGATTGCTATTACAAGAAATAAAGATATTACCACCGCTCAATTAATGCAAATTATAAAGGGACCTGATTTTCCAACAGGAGCATTAATAACAGCAGGGAATAGTTTATTAAAAGCTTATGAGACTGGGAATGGTTCAATTACTATTCGTGCTAAAATAAATATTGAAGAAAAAAATAATTGAAAAAGTATAATAATATCAGAAATTCCTTACCAAGTTAACAAAGCACGATTAGTAGAAAAAATTGCTGAATTAATTCGGGAAAAAATAATTAATGGAATTGCTGATTTAAGAGATGAATCAAACCGGGACGGAGTGCGCATTGTTATTGAACTAAAACGTGATGCACAAGAAACTTTAATTTTAAATAAGTTATATAAGATGACTCCGTTGCAAACTAATTTCTCATTAAATATTTTAGCTTTACATAAGAACCAACCAAAAATTATGGGTTTAAAACAGATCCTAAATTATTTTATTGAACACCAAGTTGAGATTATAATTAAACGAAGTATTTATGAATTAAATAAAATTACTAGTCGATTATTAATTTTAAAAGGTTTAAAAATCGCGTTAGATAATATTGATGAAGTTGTGGAAATAATTAAAAAATCCGATAGTTCACAAATAGCAATTGCAGCGTTAATGCAACGTTTTGAATTAGTTGTTGAACAAGCGAAAGCTATTTTGGAAATGCGTTTGCAAAGATTATTAGGATTAGAAGTTCAAAAAATTAATGATGAAATAATTGAAATAGAAAAAAGAATTATTGAACTTAATAATTTTATTAATAGTCGCGAAAAACAATTAGAGTTAATGATTACAGAATTAGAAGTTATTAAAACAAAATATGGTGATGAACGCCGTAGTATGATTATTAAGGAAGAGTTAACTGAAATTGATCCTGAAGAATTAATTAAACGAGAAGAAATTTTAATCATGTTAACAAAAGATGGTTATGTAAAAAGAGTCTCAAATGATACTTTCAAACCACAGAATCGCGGCGGTAAAGGAGTAACCGGATTATCTAATTCAGAAGATGTCTTAAGCAAAATTATAAGTGCTAATAGTATTGATTCTTTATTAATTTTTACGGATGCGGGAAGAGTTTATAAATTACGAGCATACCAAATTGAATCTTATTCTCGACAAGCACGAGGAATTCCAATTATCAATTTAATTTCAATTGATAAGAAAGAAAATATTAAGTCTATTTTAGCTGTTAATGAATTAGATGAAAGTACTGATAATTTATTCTTTGTAACTAAAAGAGGAATTATTAAAAAAACTAAACTATTAGAATTTAACCAAATTCGAAATACTGGAAAGGTTGCAATTGAATTAAAAGCAAATGATGAAGTAGTTGATGTTATCTTAACAAAAGGAAATGATGATATTATTATTGCAAATAGTGAAGGAAAAGTAATTCGCTTTAATGAAAACGAAATTCGCGCTATGAATCGCCAATCAGTTGGGGTAAAAGGAATATCAAATGGTCCTAATAGTGAAGTTATAGGAATTTGCTCTGGTCGTGATGCAAAGTATATTTTATCAATTACTACTAATGGTTTTGCGAAAAAAACATTATTGGAAGAATATCGGATCACCGGACGCGGTACTAAAGGGGTTAAATCAATGGCTTTAACTGAAAAAAAAGGAGATTTAAAATTTGTTAAATCAGTTGTTGGAGATGAAGATATTTTATTAGCAACAAAACATGGTAACGTAATTAGAATTGCACTAGACCAAATTCCAGTTTCTGGGCGAACTACAACTGGAATTAAAATTATTAAATTAGAAAATGATGATGTTTTAGAAGCTAGTGAGTTAATTAGAAAAAATGATCAAGAAAATGATGAAGGAAATAAGCAAGGAGATAATTAA
- the serS gene encoding serine--tRNA ligase → MLDQKYVIENIEQVIKRLNDRQDDFSYLKQLVDLSDQRKKLITESEKLKETRNSNSKKVGELMAVKKISEADELKKLILEAKKTIESLDEKLAIVEEKIKAILDVTPNIPDESVLVGKDENDNVEIRKWGSIRKINNIKEHWEIATNLDIIDFERGTKLSGSRFIIYKGLGARLERAIINLMLDEHLKRGYVEVIPPILVQPQIMHGTGNLPKFAADAYYVEKDNLFLIPTAEVPVTNMYREEILQESQLPIRHCAYTPCFRQEAGSAGKDTKGIIRLHQFNKVEMVKITTQEESFNELEKMVNDAEHILQLLEIPYRVIILSTGDMGFSSSKTYDLELWMPGQDKYREVSSCSNCKDFQARRMKLRYKDNAGVVKLVHTLNGSGLAIDRVIAAILENYQNADGSVTVPKALQPYLGIDKIS, encoded by the coding sequence ATGTTGGACCAAAAATATGTGATTGAAAATATTGAACAAGTTATTAAAAGATTAAATGATCGTCAAGATGATTTTTCATACTTAAAGCAATTAGTTGATTTATCTGATCAGCGCAAAAAATTAATTACGGAATCTGAAAAATTAAAAGAAACTAGAAATAGTAATTCAAAAAAAGTTGGCGAATTAATGGCAGTAAAAAAAATATCAGAAGCTGATGAACTTAAAAAATTAATTTTAGAAGCAAAAAAAACTATTGAATCCCTAGATGAAAAATTAGCCATTGTTGAAGAAAAAATTAAAGCAATTCTAGATGTTACGCCTAATATTCCTGATGAATCAGTACTTGTTGGAAAAGATGAAAATGATAATGTGGAGATTAGAAAATGAGGAAGTATTAGAAAAATAAATAATATTAAAGAACATTGAGAAATTGCCACTAATTTAGATATTATTGATTTTGAAAGAGGAACTAAATTGTCAGGGTCAAGATTTATTATTTATAAAGGTTTAGGAGCACGGTTAGAAAGAGCAATTATAAATTTAATGCTAGATGAGCATTTGAAACGCGGTTATGTTGAAGTAATTCCTCCCATTTTGGTCCAACCTCAAATAATGCATGGGACAGGTAATTTACCAAAATTTGCAGCAGATGCTTATTATGTTGAAAAAGATAATTTATTTTTAATCCCAACTGCCGAAGTGCCAGTTACTAATATGTACCGTGAAGAAATCTTACAAGAATCGCAATTACCAATTCGTCATTGTGCGTATACACCATGTTTTAGACAAGAAGCCGGATCAGCTGGCAAAGATACAAAAGGAATTATTCGTCTCCATCAATTTAATAAAGTTGAGATGGTAAAAATTACAACCCAGGAAGAATCTTTCAATGAATTAGAAAAAATGGTCAATGATGCTGAACATATTTTACAATTATTAGAAATCCCTTATCGAGTAATCATCTTATCAACCGGGGATATGGGATTTTCTTCATCAAAAACCTATGATTTAGAATTATGAATGCCTGGGCAAGATAAATATCGGGAAGTATCATCATGTTCAAATTGTAAAGATTTCCAAGCAAGAAGAATGAAATTAAGATACAAAGATAATGCTGGGGTTGTTAAATTAGTTCATACATTAAATGGTTCAGGATTAGCAATTGATCGTGTTATTGCCGCAATTTTAGAAAATTACCAAAATGCTGATGGTAGTGTAACAGTGCCTAAAGCTT